One Neoarius graeffei isolate fNeoGra1 chromosome 16, fNeoGra1.pri, whole genome shotgun sequence DNA segment encodes these proteins:
- the uts2r5 gene encoding urotensin-2 receptor — translation MTDLDNDYPVCKHCCLLILAMGARVNDSAVFVNSSLTYLETPASSQDTVIMFFLGTVLAIMFLVGTAGNVYTLVIMNIAIRVTGTMYVYIVNLALADLLYLCTIPFVVCTYFAKDWYFGDIGCRVIFSLDFLTMHASIFMLTVMSTERYVAVLRPLDTFTRSRHYRRAVTCAVWLVSFALSLPTMIMIELRTTIKDGVEKRICHPTWQMTAYKAYLTILFNTCILAPGCIIGYLYLKLARTYWTSQTTLFSFSKASSGTKCPKQKVLYMIFGVVLTYWACFVPFWLWQLLSVYYFEHRKLSHKTMVCVNFIVTCLAYSNSCINPFLYTLLTRNYKEYLRDRQKSGIGFKKRFHHSSQRSVSSGSHQLTL, via the exons ATGACGGATCTGGATAACGATTAccctgtgtg TAAACACTGCTGCCTGTTAATCTTGGCTATGGGGGCACGTGTGAACGACTCGGCTGTATTTGTCAACTCATCTCTGACGTATTTGGAGACTCCTGCGTCTTCTCAGGACACTGTAATAATGTTTTTCTTAGGCACAGTACTGGCTATAATGTTTCTAGTCGGGACTGCTGGAAACGTGTACACTTTGGTGATCATGAACATTGCAATACGAGTAACTGGCACCATGTACGTCTACATTGTGAACTTAGCCTTGGCTGACCTGCTCTACCTGTGCACCATTCCGTTTGTCGTTTGCACCTACTTCGCCAAGGACTGGTACTTCGGTGACATTGGGTGTCGCGTGATCTTCAGCCTTGATTTCCTCACTATGCATGCCAGCATCTTCATGTTGACCGTGATGAGCACGGAGCGCTATGTGGCCGTGCTCAGACCACTGGACACTTTCACCCGTTCCAGGCACTACAGACGAGCCGTGACCTGCGCTGTCTGGCTCGTCTCCTTCGCCCTTTCACTCCCCACCATGATTATGATCGAGCTGAGGACAACCATTAAAGATGGGGTTGAGAAGCGTATATGCCACCCCACCTGGCAGATGACTGCCTACAAAGCCTACCTGACCATCCTCTTTAACACGTGCATCTTGGCTCCCGGATGTATCATTGGGTACCTCTATCTCAAGTTAGCAAGAACTTACTGGACGTCCCAAACCACACTCTTCTCCTTCTCCAAAGCATCAAGCGGGACTAAATGCCCCAAACAGAAAGTACTGTACATGATCTTTGGTGTAGTTCTTACATATTGGGCATGCTTCGTGCCTTTCTGGTTATGGCAACTGCTTAGTGTTtattactttgaacacaggaagttgtcTCATAAAACAATGGTGTGCGTGAACTTCATCGTGACGTGTCTGGCTTACAGCAACAGCTGCATCAACCCTTTTCTGTACACGCTTCTGACCAGAAACTACAAGGAGTATTTGAGAGACAGGCAGAAGAGCGGCATTGGGTTTAAAAAGAGATTCCATCATTCATCTCAAAGATCTGTGTCATctgggagtcaccagttaacactTTAA